From the genome of Nomia melanderi isolate GNS246 chromosome 14, iyNomMela1, whole genome shotgun sequence, one region includes:
- the LOC116429017 gene encoding mitochondrial inner membrane protease ATP23 homolog, which produces MSSVKEDQTQSVPNISDNIEKDNYDLYPQRRESQRSWVNKILRIEERQDVDKFKCEMNVYKCIKDSALVKLMLAALKSSGCEIDIRRHITCEVCDTSVTGGYDPDLNQVIVCQNTATSKGKVQGVLSHEMIHMFDFCRNNMNLNDINHLACTEIRAANLCHCSFLGSWIQGFASPFNIKERHQICVKDKAMKSILAVRNVTEDAAREAVNRVFEKCYNDLEPVGRRIRRNSDDMERAYAEAPLYGYFQD; this is translated from the exons ATGTCCAGTGTAAAGGAAGACCAAACACAATCAGTTCCAAATATCAGTGATAATATAGAGAAAGATAATTATGATCTTTATCCACAAAGAAGAGAATCACAACGGAGTTGGGTTAATAAAATTCTTCGCATCGAAGAACGTCAAGATGTAGATAAGTTCAAATGCGAAATGAATGTTTACAAGTGTATAAAAGACA GTGCTCTAGTTAAACTTATGCTGGCAGCATTAAAAAGTTCAGGGTG TGAAATTGATATTCGCCGTCACATTACCTGTGAAGTGTGTGATACATCAGTGACGGGGGGATATGATCCAGATTTAAATcag gtTATTGTTTGTCAAAATACAGCTACTTCTAAAGGAAAGGTCCAAGGTGTTTTGAGTCATGAAATGATTCATATGTTTGATTTTTGCCGAAATAACATGAACCTGAACGATATAAATCATCTAGCTTGCACAGAAATCAGAGCAGCAAATCTTTGTCACTGCAGTTTTCTTGGTTCTTGGATCCAAGGATTTGCTTCACCATTCAATATTAAAGAAAGACATCAG atttgtgTCAAGGACAAGGCTATGAAATCTATACTTGCCGTGCGAAATGTTACGGAAGATGCAGCACGGGAAGCTGTGAATCGAGTTTTTGAGAAGTGTTATAATGACTTGGAACCAGTTGGAAGACGAATTCGTAGAAATTCCGACGACATGGAAAGAGCGTATGCAGAAGCTCCATTATATGGATATTTTCAGGACTAG
- the LOC116428990 gene encoding uncharacterized protein LOC116428990 isoform X1, which produces MHIIRKKDHPATYKILANPTKAVPMIIKMRWPHILFTIPCFILHVSFYVRVHGHGRLMDPPARNSMWRFGYPNPVNYNDNELFCGGYAVQWVQNEGQCGVCGDPYHFKDPRPHEAGGEYAKGTIVRHYTAGQDIDVEVELTANHLGRFEMYLCPNNNPRNEATQECFDRYPLYVTGTRDVRFEIPLDTEKKAIFRYRVSLPSYVTCSQCVIQWNYYTGNMWGICDNGTEASGCGRPETFRNCADVSIVTSTAGVPPLFVQQDNPFLLYYKDYRSPNNIFPLVVRSQVCVPTSLYRRIPGMGDWCQSNCLRYPPNCPANICQCPEICDATGEIAGKEGASVYCMDKCLVYPPNCPHHRCHCY; this is translated from the exons ATGCACATTATTCGGAAAAAAGACCATCCAGCAACATACAAAATATTGGCCAATCCGACAAAAGCC GTGCCCATGATTATCAAAATGCGATGGCCCCATATACTTTTCACGATACCCTGCTTCATATTACAC GTGTCTTTCTACGTTCGCGTACACGGGCATGGGCGCTTGATGGATCCACCAGCGCGAAACAGCATGTGGAGGTTCGGATACCCGAATCCTGTGAACTACAATGACAATGAGCTCTTCTGTGGTGGATACGCAG TACAATGGGTGCAGAATGAGGGACAATGTGGAGTATGCGGAGATCCTTACCACTTTAAAGATCCCAGACCACACGAAGCGGGTGGCGAATACGCGAAAGGAACTATTGTTAGACACTACACGGCCGGCcag GATATTGACGTTGAAGTCGAACTTACAGCGAATCATTTGGGAAGATTTGAAATGTACCTTTGTCCAAACAATAACCCAAGAAATGAGGCAACCCAAGAATGTTTCGATAG GTACCCTTTGTATGTCACTGGAACTCGGGATGTTCGATTCGAAATTCCTCTAGACACTGAAAAAAAAGCTATATTTCGGTATAGGGTGTCTTTACCGTCATACGTTACTTGCTCTCAATGTGTAATACAATGGAATTACTACACAG GTAACATGTGGGGTATTTGCGACAATGGAACCGAAGCTAGTGGCTGTGGAAGACCTGAAACATTCCGAAATTGTGCTGACGTTAGCATTGTTACAAGCACAGCTGGAGTGCCACCGCTCTTTGTGCAACAAGACAATCCTTTCCTGCTTTATTACAAGGACTATCGTTCACCAAATAATATCTTCCCGCTCGTTGTTAG atctCAAGTCTGTGTTCCTACTTCCCTTTATCGGCGTATACCGGGAATGGGAGACTGGTGTCAAAGCAATTGCCTTCGGTATCCACCAAACTGCCCTGCGAACATATGCCAGTGTCC gGAAATATGCGATGCCACTGGAGAAATAGCTGGAAAAGAAGGTGCAAGTGTTTACTGCATGGACAAATGCCTGGTCTACCCACCTAATTGCCCTCATCATCGGTGCCACTGTTATTGA
- the LOC116428990 gene encoding uncharacterized protein LOC116428990 isoform X3 — translation MIIKMRWPHILFTIPCFILHVSFYVRVHGHGRLMDPPARNSMWRFGYPNPVNYNDNELFCGGYAVQWVQNEGQCGVCGDPYHFKDPRPHEAGGEYAKGTIVRHYTAGQDIDVEVELTANHLGRFEMYLCPNNNPRNEATQECFDRYPLYVTGTRDVRFEIPLDTEKKAIFRYRVSLPSYVTCSQCVIQWNYYTGNMWGICDNGTEASGCGRPETFRNCADVSIVTSTAGVPPLFVQQDNPFLLYYKDYRSPNNIFPLVVRSQVCVPTSLYRRIPGMGDWCQSNCLRYPPNCPANICQCPEICDATGEIAGKEGASVYCMDKCLVYPPNCPHHRCHCY, via the exons ATGATTATCAAAATGCGATGGCCCCATATACTTTTCACGATACCCTGCTTCATATTACAC GTGTCTTTCTACGTTCGCGTACACGGGCATGGGCGCTTGATGGATCCACCAGCGCGAAACAGCATGTGGAGGTTCGGATACCCGAATCCTGTGAACTACAATGACAATGAGCTCTTCTGTGGTGGATACGCAG TACAATGGGTGCAGAATGAGGGACAATGTGGAGTATGCGGAGATCCTTACCACTTTAAAGATCCCAGACCACACGAAGCGGGTGGCGAATACGCGAAAGGAACTATTGTTAGACACTACACGGCCGGCcag GATATTGACGTTGAAGTCGAACTTACAGCGAATCATTTGGGAAGATTTGAAATGTACCTTTGTCCAAACAATAACCCAAGAAATGAGGCAACCCAAGAATGTTTCGATAG GTACCCTTTGTATGTCACTGGAACTCGGGATGTTCGATTCGAAATTCCTCTAGACACTGAAAAAAAAGCTATATTTCGGTATAGGGTGTCTTTACCGTCATACGTTACTTGCTCTCAATGTGTAATACAATGGAATTACTACACAG GTAACATGTGGGGTATTTGCGACAATGGAACCGAAGCTAGTGGCTGTGGAAGACCTGAAACATTCCGAAATTGTGCTGACGTTAGCATTGTTACAAGCACAGCTGGAGTGCCACCGCTCTTTGTGCAACAAGACAATCCTTTCCTGCTTTATTACAAGGACTATCGTTCACCAAATAATATCTTCCCGCTCGTTGTTAG atctCAAGTCTGTGTTCCTACTTCCCTTTATCGGCGTATACCGGGAATGGGAGACTGGTGTCAAAGCAATTGCCTTCGGTATCCACCAAACTGCCCTGCGAACATATGCCAGTGTCC gGAAATATGCGATGCCACTGGAGAAATAGCTGGAAAAGAAGGTGCAAGTGTTTACTGCATGGACAAATGCCTGGTCTACCCACCTAATTGCCCTCATCATCGGTGCCACTGTTATTGA
- the LOC116428990 gene encoding uncharacterized protein LOC116428990 isoform X2, which produces MSVQVPMIIKMRWPHILFTIPCFILHVSFYVRVHGHGRLMDPPARNSMWRFGYPNPVNYNDNELFCGGYAVQWVQNEGQCGVCGDPYHFKDPRPHEAGGEYAKGTIVRHYTAGQDIDVEVELTANHLGRFEMYLCPNNNPRNEATQECFDRYPLYVTGTRDVRFEIPLDTEKKAIFRYRVSLPSYVTCSQCVIQWNYYTGNMWGICDNGTEASGCGRPETFRNCADVSIVTSTAGVPPLFVQQDNPFLLYYKDYRSPNNIFPLVVRSQVCVPTSLYRRIPGMGDWCQSNCLRYPPNCPANICQCPEICDATGEIAGKEGASVYCMDKCLVYPPNCPHHRCHCY; this is translated from the exons ATGTCGGTTCAG GTGCCCATGATTATCAAAATGCGATGGCCCCATATACTTTTCACGATACCCTGCTTCATATTACAC GTGTCTTTCTACGTTCGCGTACACGGGCATGGGCGCTTGATGGATCCACCAGCGCGAAACAGCATGTGGAGGTTCGGATACCCGAATCCTGTGAACTACAATGACAATGAGCTCTTCTGTGGTGGATACGCAG TACAATGGGTGCAGAATGAGGGACAATGTGGAGTATGCGGAGATCCTTACCACTTTAAAGATCCCAGACCACACGAAGCGGGTGGCGAATACGCGAAAGGAACTATTGTTAGACACTACACGGCCGGCcag GATATTGACGTTGAAGTCGAACTTACAGCGAATCATTTGGGAAGATTTGAAATGTACCTTTGTCCAAACAATAACCCAAGAAATGAGGCAACCCAAGAATGTTTCGATAG GTACCCTTTGTATGTCACTGGAACTCGGGATGTTCGATTCGAAATTCCTCTAGACACTGAAAAAAAAGCTATATTTCGGTATAGGGTGTCTTTACCGTCATACGTTACTTGCTCTCAATGTGTAATACAATGGAATTACTACACAG GTAACATGTGGGGTATTTGCGACAATGGAACCGAAGCTAGTGGCTGTGGAAGACCTGAAACATTCCGAAATTGTGCTGACGTTAGCATTGTTACAAGCACAGCTGGAGTGCCACCGCTCTTTGTGCAACAAGACAATCCTTTCCTGCTTTATTACAAGGACTATCGTTCACCAAATAATATCTTCCCGCTCGTTGTTAG atctCAAGTCTGTGTTCCTACTTCCCTTTATCGGCGTATACCGGGAATGGGAGACTGGTGTCAAAGCAATTGCCTTCGGTATCCACCAAACTGCCCTGCGAACATATGCCAGTGTCC gGAAATATGCGATGCCACTGGAGAAATAGCTGGAAAAGAAGGTGCAAGTGTTTACTGCATGGACAAATGCCTGGTCTACCCACCTAATTGCCCTCATCATCGGTGCCACTGTTATTGA